In Mycobacterium stomatepiae, the following are encoded in one genomic region:
- the rpmE gene encoding 50S ribosomal protein L31, with amino-acid sequence MKADIHPAYAEATVLCGCGNTFQTRSTKDGGHITVEVCSQCHPFYTGKQKILDSGGRVARFEKRYGKRKAGADSADK; translated from the coding sequence ATGAAAGCTGACATTCATCCCGCCTACGCGGAGGCCACCGTGCTCTGCGGTTGCGGCAACACGTTCCAGACGCGCAGCACCAAGGACGGCGGGCACATCACCGTCGAGGTCTGCTCGCAGTGCCACCCGTTCTACACGGGCAAGCAGAAGATCCTGGACAGCGGTGGCCGGGTGGCACGCTTCGAGAAGCGCTATGGAAAGCGCAAGGCCGGAGCCGACTCGGCCGACAAATAG
- the prfA gene encoding peptide chain release factor 1 — protein MTQPVQTIDVLLAEHAELEQRLADPELHGNPDEARKVGRRFARLAPIVATYRKLTSARDDLETARELAADDDSFADEVVELESRVTELDTQLTDMLAPRDPHDADDVVLEVKSGEGGEESALFAADLARMYIRYAERHGWTVTVLDETTSDLGGYKDATLTIASKGDSADGVWSRLKFEGGVHRVQRVPVTESQGRVHTSAAGVLVYPEPEEVGTVQIDESDLRIDVYRSSGKGGQGVNTTDSAVRITHLPTGIVVTCQNERSQLQNKIRAMQVLAARLQALAEEQAQADASADRASQIRTVDRSERIRTYNFPENRIADHRINFKAHNLDQVLDGDLDALFDALSEADKQARLQQA, from the coding sequence ATGACGCAGCCGGTGCAGACGATTGACGTGCTGCTCGCCGAGCACGCCGAACTGGAGCAGCGACTGGCCGACCCCGAGTTGCACGGCAATCCCGACGAGGCGCGCAAGGTGGGGCGCCGTTTCGCCCGCCTGGCCCCGATCGTGGCCACCTACCGGAAATTGACCTCCGCGCGCGACGACCTCGAGACCGCCCGCGAACTGGCAGCCGACGACGATTCGTTCGCCGACGAGGTCGTCGAACTGGAATCGCGGGTGACCGAACTCGACACCCAGCTCACCGACATGCTGGCGCCGCGCGATCCGCACGATGCCGACGACGTCGTGCTTGAAGTGAAATCCGGTGAGGGCGGTGAGGAATCGGCATTGTTCGCCGCCGACCTGGCCAGGATGTACATCCGCTACGCCGAACGGCACGGCTGGACGGTGACGGTGCTGGACGAGACCACCTCCGACCTGGGCGGCTACAAGGACGCGACGCTGACGATCGCCAGCAAGGGCGACTCGGCCGACGGGGTGTGGTCGCGACTGAAGTTCGAGGGCGGCGTGCACCGGGTGCAACGTGTCCCGGTGACCGAATCCCAAGGACGCGTTCATACTTCGGCCGCGGGTGTGCTGGTGTACCCAGAGCCTGAGGAAGTCGGCACGGTGCAGATCGACGAGTCGGATCTACGCATCGACGTCTACCGCTCGTCCGGCAAGGGCGGGCAGGGCGTCAACACCACCGACTCGGCGGTGCGCATCACCCACCTGCCCACCGGGATCGTCGTCACCTGTCAGAACGAACGGTCGCAGTTGCAGAACAAGATCCGGGCCATGCAGGTCCTCGCCGCGCGTTTGCAGGCGCTCGCCGAGGAGCAGGCCCAGGCCGACGCGTCGGCGGATCGGGCCAGCCAGATTCGCACGGTGGATCGCAGCGAACGTATCCGGACCTATAACTTCCCGGAGAACCGGATCGCCGACCACCGGATCAATTTCAAGGCGCACAATCTCGATCAGGTTCTCGACGGCGACCTCGACGCGCTGTTCGATGCGCTGAGTGAGGCCGACAAACAGGCCCGGTTGCAACAGGCATGA
- the prmC gene encoding peptide chain release factor N(5)-glutamine methyltransferase produces the protein MTGLRRAIDSAAALLAEAGIDSARWDAEELAAHVAGAERGRLTLIESIDDEFLIRYHHVVAARSRRVPLQHLTGTAAFGPVVLHVGPGVFIPRPETEAMLEWATAQRLPQAPVIVDLCTGSGALAVALSRHWPAARVTAIDDSDAALDYARRNVAGTAVELVHADITADGLLPALDGRVDLVVANPPYVPDGVELDPEVAQHDPSHAVFGGPDGMVVIDAVVDLAGRWLRPGGLFAVEHDDTTSSRTVELIESTGLFDGIRARHDLTGRPRFVTASRGGVRD, from the coding sequence ATGACCGGACTGCGGCGCGCAATCGACTCTGCTGCGGCGTTGCTCGCCGAAGCCGGAATCGATTCTGCGCGTTGGGATGCCGAAGAACTGGCCGCTCACGTGGCGGGTGCTGAACGTGGGCGGCTGACGCTGATCGAGTCGATTGACGACGAGTTCTTGATCCGCTATCACCACGTGGTCGCTGCCCGCTCGCGGCGAGTGCCGTTGCAACACCTCACCGGGACCGCGGCATTCGGGCCCGTCGTGCTGCACGTCGGCCCGGGCGTCTTCATCCCGCGCCCGGAGACCGAGGCCATGCTGGAGTGGGCCACCGCGCAGCGCCTTCCCCAGGCGCCGGTGATCGTCGATCTGTGCACCGGATCCGGCGCCTTGGCGGTGGCGCTGTCTCGGCACTGGCCGGCGGCGCGGGTCACCGCTATCGACGACTCCGATGCGGCCCTGGACTATGCGCGCCGCAACGTGGCGGGCACCGCGGTGGAGCTGGTGCACGCCGACATCACCGCGGACGGCCTGCTTCCCGCCCTTGACGGGCGAGTCGACCTGGTCGTGGCCAACCCGCCGTACGTTCCGGATGGCGTCGAGCTGGATCCCGAAGTGGCCCAGCACGATCCATCACATGCGGTGTTCGGGGGCCCGGACGGGATGGTGGTGATCGACGCGGTGGTGGATCTCGCCGGACGCTGGCTGCGTCCCGGCGGCCTGTTCGCCGTCGAGCACGATGACACCACGTCGTCGCGGACTGTCGAGTTGATCGAGAGCACCGGACTGTTCGATGGCATCCGGGCACGCCACGATCTCACCGGCCGGCCGAGATTCGTTACTGCCAGTAGGGGCGGTGTCCGTGACTGA
- a CDS encoding L-threonylcarbamoyladenylate synthase, protein MTEVFNCADPERRSAGIASALGALKGGRLVVMPTDTVYGIGADAFDNTAVAALLAAKGRGRDMPVGMLVGSWHTIEGLVYTMPDGARELIRAFWPGALSLVVAQAPSLQWDLGDARGTVMLRMPLHPVAIELLREVGPMAVSSANVSGRPPAVNAAEARDQLGDLVDVYLDAGPSEQQAASTIVDLTGDTPRLLRAGPVSAERIAEVLGMDPGRLIA, encoded by the coding sequence GTGACTGAAGTATTCAATTGTGCTGACCCCGAACGGCGTTCGGCCGGAATCGCCTCGGCGCTCGGCGCGCTCAAGGGCGGGCGACTGGTGGTGATGCCGACCGATACGGTGTACGGCATCGGCGCCGACGCGTTCGACAACACCGCGGTGGCCGCCTTGCTGGCCGCGAAGGGCCGCGGGCGCGACATGCCGGTCGGGATGCTGGTCGGCTCCTGGCACACCATCGAGGGCCTGGTCTACACGATGCCGGACGGGGCCCGCGAACTGATCCGCGCATTCTGGCCCGGTGCGCTGAGTCTGGTTGTGGCGCAAGCACCGTCGCTGCAGTGGGATCTGGGCGATGCCCGCGGCACCGTGATGCTGCGGATGCCGCTGCACCCGGTCGCCATCGAACTGCTGCGCGAAGTCGGGCCGATGGCGGTATCGAGCGCCAACGTTTCCGGTCGCCCGCCCGCGGTGAACGCCGCCGAGGCGCGCGACCAACTCGGCGATCTCGTCGATGTCTACCTCGACGCGGGGCCCTCCGAGCAGCAGGCCGCCTCGACGATCGTCGACCTGACCGGCGACACCCCGCGTTTGCTGCGCGCGGGACCGGTGAGTGCCGAGCGGATTGCAGAAGTGCTGGGCATGGACCCGGGACGGCTGATCGCCTAG
- a CDS encoding glycosyltransferase family 4 protein, with amino-acid sequence MVVSSDPASNLVSLAAGLHALSDRGAGVPLRELALVGLTAAIITYFVTGPVRVLATRLGAVAYPRERDVHVTPTPRMGGLAMFVGVASAVFLASQLPALTRGFVYSTGMPAVMVAGAVIMGIGLIDDRWGLDALTKFAGQITAASVLVTMGVAWSVLYIPFGGVGTIVLDQASSILLTLALTVSIVNAMNFVDGLDGLAAGLGLITAMAICVFSVGLLRDHGGDVLFYPPAVISVVLAGACLGFLPHNFHKAKIFMGDSGSMLIGLMLAAASTTAAGPISQNAYGARDVFALLSPFLLVVAVMFVPMLDLLLAIVRRTRAGRSAFSPDKMHLHHRLLQIGHSHRRVVLLIYLWVGIVAFGAASTIFFNPRDTGYVMLGAIVVAGVATAIPLLRRRDDYQDEDYDGQ; translated from the coding sequence CTGGTGGTGTCCAGCGACCCGGCCAGCAATCTCGTCAGCCTTGCCGCGGGTCTACACGCCCTGTCCGATCGCGGCGCCGGCGTCCCACTGCGTGAGCTGGCGTTGGTCGGCCTGACGGCAGCGATCATCACCTACTTCGTGACCGGACCGGTGCGGGTGCTGGCCACTCGCCTGGGAGCGGTCGCCTATCCGCGCGAACGCGATGTTCACGTCACGCCGACACCGCGCATGGGTGGGCTCGCGATGTTTGTCGGCGTTGCATCTGCCGTGTTCTTGGCATCCCAACTGCCCGCGCTCACCCGCGGTTTCGTCTATTCCACCGGTATGCCCGCGGTCATGGTGGCGGGCGCGGTGATCATGGGCATCGGCCTCATCGACGACCGCTGGGGCCTGGACGCCCTGACGAAATTCGCCGGCCAGATCACCGCGGCCAGCGTGCTGGTCACGATGGGCGTCGCCTGGAGCGTGCTGTATATCCCGTTCGGCGGCGTCGGCACCATCGTGCTGGACCAGGCGTCGTCGATCCTGCTGACACTGGCGCTGACGGTGTCGATCGTCAACGCGATGAACTTCGTCGACGGGCTCGACGGACTGGCGGCCGGGCTGGGGCTGATCACCGCGATGGCGATCTGCGTGTTCTCGGTCGGTCTGCTCCGCGACCACGGCGGCGACGTGCTGTTCTATCCGCCCGCCGTCATCTCGGTCGTGCTGGCCGGCGCCTGTCTTGGCTTCCTGCCGCACAACTTCCACAAGGCCAAGATCTTCATGGGCGACTCCGGTTCGATGCTGATCGGCCTGATGCTTGCTGCCGCATCCACCACCGCGGCCGGCCCGATCTCGCAAAATGCCTACGGCGCCCGCGACGTGTTTGCCCTGCTGTCGCCGTTCCTGCTGGTGGTCGCGGTCATGTTCGTGCCGATGCTCGACCTGCTGCTGGCCATCGTGCGCCGCACCCGTGCGGGCCGCAGCGCATTCAGCCCCGACAAGATGCATCTACATCACCGGTTGTTGCAGATCGGCCATTCTCATCGCCGGGTGGTACTCCTCATCTATCTATGGGTGGGCATTGTCGCGTTCGGCGCGGCGAGCACGATCTTCTTCAATCCCCGCGATACCGGCTACGTGATGTTGGGTGCCATTGTGGTCGCCGGCGTCGCGACGGCGATCCCGCTCTTGCGCCGCCGCGACGATTACCAAGACGAGGACTACGACGGGCAGTAG
- a CDS encoding ATP synthase subunit I, with product MTTPAQDAPLVFPAVAFNPSRLLLVCAAITAVAVAAAGFSGHLMVGVFFGVGLLLGLLNALLVRRSVASITEKEHPMKSTMALNSATRLAIITVIGLIIAYIFRPAGLGVVFGLALFQVVLVLSTALPVWKKLRAGDWAEPASEGTERGNTSDE from the coding sequence GTGACGACACCAGCGCAGGACGCGCCGTTGGTGTTTCCCGCTGTTGCATTCAATCCTTCTCGGCTCCTGCTGGTCTGCGCCGCGATCACCGCGGTCGCGGTAGCTGCCGCCGGTTTCTCCGGTCACTTGATGGTCGGGGTGTTCTTCGGCGTCGGATTGCTCCTGGGCTTGCTGAACGCGCTTCTGGTGCGTCGCTCGGTTGCATCGATAACTGAAAAAGAACATCCGATGAAAAGCACGATGGCGCTGAACTCGGCGACTCGGCTGGCGATCATCACCGTCATCGGCTTGATCATTGCTTACATTTTCCGGCCCGCCGGCTTGGGCGTGGTGTTCGGCTTGGCCCTGTTCCAGGTGGTGTTGGTGCTCTCGACCGCACTGCCGGTATGGAAGAAGCTGCGCGCCGGCGACTGGGCGGAGCCGGCGTCCGAAGGAACGGAAAGAGGAAACACCAGCGATGAGTGA
- the atpB gene encoding F0F1 ATP synthase subunit A, protein MSETRFLAEGAIEVGEHTHATWLGLTVNTDTILSTGIAAVIVLALAFYLRAKITSTGVPSGVQLFWEAITVQMRDQIEAAVGMRIAPFVLPLAVTIFVFILISNWLSVLPLQYTDKSGRTTELLSSAAADINYVLALALFVFVCYHVAGIWRRGIVGHPLAVLKGHVAFLAPINLVEELAKPISLSLRLFGNIFAGGILVALIALFPPYIMWAPNAIWKAFDLFVGAIQAFIFSILTILYFSQAMEIEDHHD, encoded by the coding sequence ATGAGTGAGACGAGGTTCCTGGCCGAAGGCGCAATCGAGGTCGGAGAGCACACCCACGCCACCTGGCTCGGGTTGACCGTCAACACCGACACGATTCTGTCGACCGGAATCGCCGCGGTGATCGTGCTGGCACTGGCCTTCTACCTGCGCGCCAAGATCACCTCGACCGGCGTCCCCAGCGGCGTGCAGCTGTTCTGGGAGGCCATCACCGTCCAGATGCGCGATCAGATCGAGGCCGCGGTCGGGATGCGCATCGCGCCATTCGTGCTGCCCCTGGCGGTCACCATCTTCGTTTTCATCTTGATCTCCAACTGGCTGTCGGTGCTGCCGCTGCAATACACCGACAAATCCGGGCGCACCACCGAGTTGCTCAGCTCGGCGGCGGCGGACATCAATTACGTTCTGGCGCTGGCACTTTTCGTCTTCGTCTGTTATCACGTCGCCGGTATCTGGCGCCGCGGTATCGTGGGGCACCCGCTGGCGGTGCTCAAAGGCCACGTGGCATTCCTGGCGCCGATCAACCTGGTCGAGGAACTCGCCAAGCCGATCTCGTTGTCGCTGCGACTTTTCGGCAACATCTTCGCCGGCGGCATACTGGTCGCGCTGATCGCGCTCTTCCCGCCCTACATCATGTGGGCGCCGAACGCGATCTGGAAAGCGTTCGACCTGTTCGTCGGTGCGATCCAGGCATTCATCTTCTCGATCCTGACCATCCTGTACTTCAGCCAAGCCATGGAGATCGAAGATCACCATGACTGA
- a CDS encoding F0F1 ATP synthase subunit C, translated as MDPQVAAAALIGGGIIMGGGAIGAGIGDGIAGNALVAGIARQPEAQGRLFTPFFITVGLVEAAYFINLAFMALFVFATPVG; from the coding sequence CTGGACCCCCAAGTCGCTGCCGCTGCTCTCATCGGCGGTGGAATCATCATGGGCGGCGGCGCAATCGGTGCCGGTATCGGTGACGGTATTGCCGGTAACGCACTGGTTGCCGGTATTGCCCGTCAGCCGGAGGCGCAAGGCCGGCTGTTCACGCCGTTCTTCATCACCGTCGGTCTGGTTGAGGCGGCGTACTTCATCAACCTGGCCTTCATGGCGCTGTTCGTCTTCGCCACTCCCGTCGGCTAG
- a CDS encoding F0F1 ATP synthase subunit B — protein sequence MGDASRSVLASSQLAAEGGNNFLVPNGTFFFVLAIFLIVLAVIGTFVVPPVMKVLRERDAMVAKTATDNKKANEQFDAAQADYEKAMTEARVKASSFRDNARAEGRKVVEDARARAEQQVASTVQTAAEQLKRERDAVELDLRANVAAMSATLASRILGVEVTTTAATR from the coding sequence ATGGGTGACGCGAGCCGCAGCGTTCTGGCGTCCAGCCAGTTAGCAGCCGAGGGGGGCAATAACTTCCTCGTCCCCAACGGCACTTTCTTTTTCGTGCTGGCGATTTTCTTGATCGTGCTGGCCGTCATCGGCACGTTCGTCGTGCCACCGGTCATGAAGGTGTTGCGCGAACGCGACGCGATGGTCGCCAAAACGGCCACCGACAACAAGAAGGCGAACGAGCAGTTCGACGCCGCGCAGGCCGATTACGAAAAGGCGATGACGGAAGCCCGAGTCAAGGCGTCGTCCTTCCGGGACAACGCCCGGGCGGAAGGTCGTAAGGTCGTCGAGGACGCGCGCGCCCGAGCCGAGCAGCAAGTCGCATCGACGGTGCAGACGGCAGCCGAGCAACTGAAGCGGGAAAGGGACGCAGTGGAATTGGATCTGCGTGCCAACGTGGCCGCTATGTCGGCCACCTTGGCTAGTCGCATCCTCGGTGTCGAAGTCACAACCACTGCCGCGACAAGGTAA
- a CDS encoding F0F1 ATP synthase subunit B/delta, which produces MSTFIGQLIGFAAIVFLVVRYVVPPVRNLMAARQNTVRQQLDDAAKAADRLTESTAAHSKAVQAAESEAEQVVEEAKVDAERITEQLRAQAEVESARITGQGARQVELLRTQLARQLRLELGHESVRQARELVRNYVADADQQATTVDRFLDELDEMAPASADVQYPLLSKLRSSSREALANLSDRFTAIAKDLDNAGLTTVSGELVSVGQLLGREAVVTRYLTVPAEDASPRVRLIERLVSGKVGDATLEVLRSAVSERWSANADLVAAIEHVSRQALLEVAERDGKVDEVEDQLFRFSRVLDVQPRLAILLGDYVVPAEQRVALLRKVLDGASGQVNPIVVSLLTQTIELLSGQSAEEAIQFLAEVAVARRGEVIASVSAAADLSDAQRTRLAEVLSRIYGHPVTVHLQVDAELLGGLLIAVADEVIDGTLSSRLAAAEAQVPD; this is translated from the coding sequence ATGTCGACGTTTATTGGGCAGCTGATCGGATTCGCCGCCATCGTGTTCCTGGTGGTGCGTTATGTCGTGCCGCCAGTGCGCAATTTGATGGCCGCCCGTCAGAACACGGTCCGCCAGCAGCTGGACGATGCGGCGAAGGCCGCCGACCGGTTGACGGAATCGACTGCGGCGCACAGCAAGGCGGTGCAAGCCGCCGAGTCGGAAGCCGAGCAGGTCGTAGAAGAGGCCAAGGTCGACGCGGAGCGCATCACCGAGCAGTTGAGGGCTCAGGCCGAAGTCGAGTCGGCGCGCATCACCGGACAAGGCGCTCGCCAGGTCGAGCTGCTGCGCACGCAGCTGGCCCGTCAGCTTCGCCTGGAGCTGGGCCACGAATCCGTGCGTCAGGCAAGGGAATTGGTGCGCAACTACGTCGCCGATGCCGACCAGCAGGCGACCACCGTCGACCGGTTCCTCGACGAGCTCGACGAGATGGCGCCGGCATCGGCCGACGTCCAGTACCCACTGCTGTCCAAGCTGCGCTCGTCGAGCCGTGAGGCGCTGGCCAACCTGTCGGATCGGTTCACCGCCATCGCCAAAGACCTCGATAACGCGGGACTCACCACGGTGTCGGGCGAGCTGGTGTCGGTGGGGCAGTTGCTGGGCCGCGAAGCCGTCGTCACCCGCTACCTCACCGTGCCCGCCGAGGACGCGTCTCCTCGCGTTCGGCTTATCGAGCGACTGGTGTCCGGCAAGGTCGGCGACGCCACCCTCGAGGTGCTGCGATCGGCCGTTTCGGAGCGGTGGTCGGCCAACGCCGACCTGGTCGCCGCGATCGAGCATGTGTCGCGGCAGGCATTGCTGGAGGTCGCCGAGCGCGACGGCAAGGTCGACGAGGTCGAAGACCAGCTGTTCCGTTTTTCTCGCGTCCTGGACGTCCAGCCGCGACTTGCCATTCTGTTAGGCGACTACGTCGTTCCGGCTGAGCAGCGAGTGGCGTTGTTACGCAAGGTGCTTGACGGTGCGAGTGGTCAGGTCAACCCGATCGTGGTGTCGCTGTTGACCCAGACGATCGAGCTGTTGAGCGGTCAGTCGGCAGAGGAAGCCATCCAGTTCCTGGCAGAAGTCGCGGTGGCGCGCCGCGGTGAAGTCATCGCTTCAGTGAGTGCGGCGGCCGATCTCAGCGACGCCCAACGCACGCGTCTCGCCGAGGTGCTCAGTCGCATCTACGGTCATCCGGTCACGGTGCACCTGCAAGTCGATGCCGAACTACTCGGTGGGCTGCTGATCGCCGTGGCCGACGAGGTGATCGACGGGACGCTCTCGTCTCGCCTCGCCGCGGCCGAAGCTCAAGTGCCCGACTGA
- the atpA gene encoding F0F1 ATP synthase subunit alpha, with translation MAELTISADDIQSAIEEYVGSFTSDTSREEVGTVVDAGDGIAHVDGLPSVMTQELLEFSGGVLGVALNLDEHSVGAVILGDFEKIEEGQQVKRTGEVLSVPVGDAFLGRVVNPLGEPIDGQGDIETDTRRALEIQAPSVVQRQSVSEPLQTGIKAIDAMTPIGRGQRQLIIGDRKTGKTAVCVDTILNQRQNWETGDEKKQVRCVYVAIGQKGTTIASVRRALDEGGAMDYTTIVAAPASDSAGFKWLAPYTGSAIAQHWMYDGKHVLIVFDDLSKQAEAYRAISLLLRRPPGREAYPGDVFYLHSRLLERCAKLSDELGGGSMTGLPIIETKANDISAYIPTNVISITDGQCFLESDLFNQGVRPAINVGVSVSRVGAAAQIKAMKEVAGSLRLDLSQYRELEAFAAFASDLDATSKAQLDRGARLVELLKQPQYQPLPVEEQVISIFLGTGGHLDSVRVEDVGRFEAELLDHFRASEEKLLAGIRDSGKLSEEAEKQLEDVINKFKKGFAATGGGSVVPGEHAEPLDEEDLEKESVKVNKPAPEDKKKK, from the coding sequence ATGGCCGAGTTGACAATCTCCGCTGATGACATCCAGAGCGCGATCGAGGAGTACGTAGGCTCCTTTACTTCCGACACCTCTCGCGAAGAGGTCGGCACCGTCGTCGATGCCGGAGACGGCATCGCGCACGTCGACGGCTTGCCCTCGGTCATGACCCAAGAGCTGCTTGAGTTTTCGGGCGGTGTCCTCGGGGTCGCCCTGAACCTCGACGAGCACAGCGTCGGCGCGGTGATCCTGGGTGACTTCGAGAAGATCGAGGAAGGCCAGCAGGTCAAGCGCACCGGCGAGGTCCTTTCGGTGCCGGTCGGCGACGCGTTCCTGGGCCGCGTGGTCAACCCGCTGGGTGAGCCGATCGACGGACAGGGCGACATCGAAACCGACACTCGGCGCGCGCTCGAGATCCAGGCGCCCTCGGTGGTGCAGCGGCAAAGCGTCAGCGAGCCGCTGCAGACGGGTATCAAGGCCATCGACGCGATGACGCCGATCGGGCGCGGCCAGCGCCAGCTGATCATCGGCGACCGCAAGACCGGCAAGACGGCCGTCTGCGTCGACACGATCCTCAACCAGCGGCAGAACTGGGAGACCGGCGACGAGAAGAAGCAGGTGCGCTGCGTCTACGTGGCCATCGGGCAGAAGGGCACCACGATCGCTTCGGTCCGGCGCGCGCTGGACGAGGGCGGCGCGATGGACTACACCACTATCGTCGCGGCACCGGCCTCCGACTCCGCCGGGTTCAAATGGCTTGCGCCCTATACCGGTTCGGCGATTGCCCAGCACTGGATGTACGACGGCAAGCACGTGCTGATCGTCTTCGACGACCTGTCCAAGCAGGCCGAGGCCTATCGCGCGATCTCCCTGCTGCTGCGCCGCCCGCCCGGTCGCGAGGCCTACCCGGGTGACGTGTTCTACCTGCACTCTCGGCTGCTGGAGCGCTGCGCGAAGCTGTCCGACGAGCTCGGTGGTGGTTCGATGACGGGCCTGCCGATCATCGAGACCAAGGCCAATGACATCTCGGCCTACATCCCCACCAACGTCATCTCGATCACCGACGGGCAGTGCTTCCTGGAGTCCGACCTGTTCAATCAGGGTGTGCGCCCGGCCATCAACGTCGGTGTCTCGGTGTCCCGCGTCGGTGCTGCCGCTCAGATCAAGGCCATGAAGGAAGTGGCCGGCTCGCTGCGGCTGGACCTTTCGCAGTACCGCGAGCTGGAAGCGTTCGCTGCCTTCGCCTCCGACCTGGACGCCACCTCGAAGGCGCAGCTGGATCGCGGCGCTCGGCTGGTTGAGCTGCTCAAGCAGCCGCAGTACCAGCCCCTGCCCGTTGAGGAGCAGGTGATTTCGATCTTCCTGGGTACCGGCGGTCACCTGGACTCGGTGCGCGTGGAGGACGTCGGTCGTTTCGAAGCCGAGCTACTGGATCACTTCCGGGCTTCGGAGGAGAAGCTGCTGGCCGGAATCCGGGACAGCGGAAAGCTTTCCGAGGAGGCCGAGAAGCAGCTTGAAGACGTGATCAACAAGTTCAAGAAGGGCTTCGCCGCCACCGGTGGCGGGTCGGTGGTTCCGGGCGAGCACGCCGAGCCCCTCGACGAAGAGGACCTGGAAAAGGAGTCGGTCAAGGTCAACAAGCCGGCGCCGGAAGACAAGAAGAAGAAGTAG
- a CDS encoding F0F1 ATP synthase subunit gamma, with protein sequence MAATLRELRGRIRSAGAIKKITKAQELIATSRIGKAQSRLQAARPYTEEITKMLTTLSSEAALDHPLLVERPEPKRAAVLVVSSDRGLCGAYNSGVFRRAEELFSLLRQEGKTPVLYTVGRKALGYYSFRNWDITESWTGFSEQPTVEKAAEVASTLVDAFIPGSEGSGEDSDVEGVDELHIVYTEFKSMLSQSTTAHRMAPMVVEYAEEPEALHTLYSFEPDATTLFDALLPRYVTTRVYTAMLESAASELASRQRAMKSATDNADDLIKALTLMANRERQAQITQEISEIVGGANALADARAR encoded by the coding sequence ATGGCTGCCACACTTCGCGAATTGCGCGGACGGATCCGCTCCGCCGGTGCGATCAAGAAGATCACCAAGGCCCAGGAGCTGATCGCGACCTCGCGTATCGGCAAGGCCCAGAGCCGACTTCAGGCTGCCCGACCCTATACCGAAGAGATCACCAAGATGCTGACCACGCTGTCCAGCGAGGCGGCGCTGGATCATCCGCTGCTGGTCGAACGGCCGGAACCGAAGCGGGCGGCCGTGCTGGTGGTGTCGTCGGACCGCGGCCTGTGTGGCGCCTACAACTCCGGCGTCTTCCGCCGTGCCGAGGAGCTGTTCTCACTGCTGCGCCAAGAGGGCAAGACGCCGGTGCTGTATACCGTCGGCCGTAAGGCGTTGGGCTACTACAGCTTCCGGAACTGGGACATCACCGAATCCTGGACCGGCTTCTCGGAGCAACCCACGGTTGAGAAAGCCGCCGAGGTCGCGTCCACGCTGGTGGATGCGTTCATCCCCGGCAGCGAAGGCTCCGGGGAGGACTCCGACGTCGAGGGCGTGGACGAATTGCACATCGTCTATACGGAATTCAAGTCGATGTTGTCGCAGTCCACGACGGCCCACCGGATGGCGCCGATGGTCGTCGAATACGCCGAAGAGCCCGAAGCGCTGCACACGCTGTATTCGTTCGAGCCGGATGCGACAACACTTTTCGACGCATTGCTGCCGCGGTATGTGACTACTCGCGTGTACACGGCGATGCTGGAATCCGCGGCGTCGGAGCTGGCGTCGCGCCAACGGGCGATGAAGTCGGCCACCGACAATGCCGACGACCTCATCAAGGCCCTGACGCTGATGGCGAACCGCGAGCGGCAGGCCCAGATCACCCAAGAGATCAGTGAAATCGTCGGTGGCGCAAACGCGCTCGCCGACGCCCGAGCCCGATAG